CAGAAGCCTCATAAACAGACTAGAAAATCTTCCTAAAGAGTGGTTAAGGCAGAGATAGTAATAGTAACATTTCTGGCTTAATAGACATGAAACTTGACAGAGTTTTATTAGTGTCATTTAAATTGTCTCTCAAAAAATGAACTCCAATTTAAAGGCCTGTCCCAATCTACTTGCTTGGTTTCTCTGAAGTACCCGTTTAAAAGTCCGTCCAATTTAGCAGCTCGGTTTGTTGGAAGCCTCACAGATAAGGTCAGGGAGCGAGTGTTTAGGTTTGTGCAGCGCTGGAGCGGTCACAGCTGTCAGAGCACAAGTAAAGAGAAGAAGCTCTCTGTAGTGTGTATCTCTTTTAAAAATGCTCTTCTTCAGGAGAATacatttttccttcatttgtgataaaaaaaaaattgtttgatttatgaattgaattatttaacaacattactAACAAATGAATGCCGTATCTATGCTGCTGTTCAACCATACCCTGACAGCATGAAATGGATTTCAAATACCTAATTTCTGGAGGTGAGGCAGGCAACTCACTGAGGTCCAGTGCAGCTTTGTGGAGCACATGAGCACTCAGCTCTTTTCAGTGAGCTCAGGCCCTTAATTACTTCGTAAAGGTCAAGACGGGCAGCCATGAATATGCTTATCCACCACCATCTTTGGATGCTGCACAGGTGAGCACTCGAAGCTGACAATCAATCATAGGTCACACGGGACTGGCTCCTAAGTTCCTGCTCACCACATCAACCCCATAAACCACAATTTTACAGCAATGGCTGAGTGAGGAGAGACGTCACTCCTCCAGGCTGCAGTGAGTATAATTTCTGATGCGATGTGGACCTCTTGATTTATATCAGCACATTAGCTTAGCGCTTGAAATAATTTTTGCAGTCAGGTGACAGCTAACAGAAGAATATGGTAATAGGCCAGTATTGGCAGCAGGTTTCCTTACTCTGCCTTGTAATTTCAAAAcaaattctacttttaaaaaacacatacacTGTTGTTCACATGGTATATTGATGTTTCACTGACTACAGCTCCATTTTCAGTGTGAATGCTGAATACAATGTAAAACCATTTATTACCCATGCCAGGGCATTGCTCTAGAGATGGCACTGTCGACTGTTCTGTCTGTCGCTTGATTCAACGCTTTGGCTCAGTATGATGCAGATCCAACAACAGCTTGATGGTTTGCTTCGGCAGTGGCAGTAGTACACACATTTATGGTTCCTAAACAGTAAATCTAAGGCTCTAGCCACATTGCAAATGCAATAAtatcagattttattttcaaatggaCTGTAAAATTAGTGCGCTCTGTCTTGTCACTCGATTGGCGGAGGCTTTTGTACAGAAATTCTTCATCCACAGATGATGACTCTGACTTTGGTGACCCATTGGTATTTCCTCCAGTGACATCATGAGGCTGACATTTGTGCTTTAAGATGAAACACTAcaggaaaaacacattttattcatGTACAGGTCACTTTTGAGTTTTTGCGCTATTTTCGCAACcataattcaattaaattcaattttacttGCTGACATAAAGACTGAACTTTCCTTAGTAAATAAAAAGGTCATGCTTTTTAtcataaacaaatatttaattcTATGCAATATAGTGGAAAATACCACAAAGCAGATGAAATGCATACTGAGAAATAGAgttatttttgtgtttcacacaagacaaaaGATGGTGTGAAGCAACACAGTATATGTGTGTCATATTTGTTAAAGATTCAGAAATTGTCAGAAATTGCTCAAAAAAGACCTATGGATACATCCCTGCTCAAAAGTCCCACATGCGACTTATCGTGATCTGGTCAccctgtgtgcatgtctgttaTGGCTACTCAGCAGCCATGTCTTACAGGGAATTAATAAatcttttaaatttgttattgtGGCAATGGCGTTCTCTTGATGAAACTCAGTATCTGCAGTGCACggtctcctcacacacacacttaaagttTTTGAAATATCTACAAAAAAATGTCCAGTTCACCAGCGGTTTGATGCTCTAAAGATTTATTTCAGTCCTTCATGTTGGAGTCCCAGATCTTGAAACATGGCAGTACTTCATTTTAAAGGTGTTACGTGGACTCCGCTGAATCCGCTGCTTCTTCTGGCACATTTAAAAGTGTCGGGATGTCACGTGGAATGTGGAATGCGTATTCAGACAGGTTGGAATGTCCGGACaccacacagcagctcagggCACTGCGGAAAATCGCCATGTGACGCGCTTTAAACCACCGGTTGGTTGAAGCGTCGTAGTACTCAACTTTGAAAGTGGTGGTGAAGCCGTTGAAGCCCCCGACAGCAAAGAGGCGATCATTGATTACCTCAATGCCAAAGTTGCTGCGGCGGTTCAACATAGAGGACACATGGTTCCACGTATTGGTTTGCGGGTTGTAAGCCTCAGCGGTGTGCAGACGGTTGTTTCCATCAAAGCCACCAACCTAAAAGTAAATGCATGGGTAAAATGATTGTGAAGTATTTATGTTTTCAGTTGTCTTCACAGCTCTTTTGCCTTTAGTTTAAAAAGGATCACTGAGTTTCAGGCCTTTCTTCCTGTAATAGATTAAAGTATCCCTGACAGGCGTTGGGGCCGAAAAGCCTGATCAAAGACCCCGAGGTCAGCACCAGGATAAGGTCACTGCATTCTGCTGAtaataattttttctttttttgaataaAGACTTAGTGTGAATAGAAAATAAATCTTCAAGAGTAGCTAGCTAAATAAAGAAGTGTGTCACCGAAGATGAGACTACACAATCTTTGCTTTTTACCAAAGGGTGTAGCTGCAATCAACTATGTCTGTGGTTTTAAGGCAAATAGCAGGACAGATTTACAGCTAAAATACCTACTGTCCCCAGAGAATGAGTGCTCATCACTTTGCTTATTTTTCTAAAGGTGTTGGAGGATAAGTTTGAAATTGTCTCTAAAATATTTCCCCTAGTGGAACGATGAGGAAATGTGAAATCATCAACATTTTGGGAATGGGGCACATTTAcatcatgaaatgaaaaaatacatGGAGCAGAAACATCACTAATCAGTTAAATTAATGAGTAAGAATGCCTTCTCTGAACCTGTGGTCAGGATATGAATCTGATCATtgataaatacaaaacaaagttTGCAAAATTCTTTGTCAGCCAAATCTGTCAGCCTTCATGATGAAGACACTTACAGATGTGATATGTATGTTACATGAGTGTGAGCACTACTTTCGGGTCTTACTGCAAAGACATGATCCGCATATGCAATGACACCTATCCCACTGCGGCGGCTGTTCATGGGACTGATCATCGTCCACTGGTTGGTCTCTGGGTTGTAATATTCAGCTGTCTGCAGAAACTCGATCCCATTGAATCCACCACAAATGTAAATCTGAAGACAAAAAAGGGACATtaagtatttttacttttcttagtaaaaaaaaatatatattagtaTATTTTTCAACTTTTTAAACTATACTTTTATGAGTTCATGTTTTTCACTAGTTGCATGCTATTATATTCTGTGAACTTAAAAGCTTTTTCAAAAGCCTTTTCTTTTACATGATCAACACAACAATGAACACTATAAATTCTTCTGATACAGACTGACATCTAGACATTTAGTCTCTgcctttcaaaaataaaaaaaaaagctaattgtTTTAATTAGTTCTGTTTTCCTTATTATCACTATTACAGGCTTACAGGTAGTTTTACAGGTGTAGTTTTGTTCAATTTAGGCCTTCATCACTCTAGCTTAGAAACCAGTTTGTCACCTATCTTGCACCTCGCTTCGCtgtaaaaaatgtgtattccctgacTGGTTGGCAAGTGGTAGCTGGAGGTTGATGGGTGTCACTAGTGTGAAATTGTAACAAAGAAGGTGTTGCACCACAAACCTCCTGCTTTGCTTTGGTCATTAGAAGACTGTTGAGCACACCAGAGGTTTGCATGGAATACtctgacttgtctgcaaacactcacaaacTATTTGTAGAAGTCAGTGTTTTTCATACAAACACTCCCTAACCAGCCGAGGAATACATATTTTTCACTAGCAACTGGTTGTAACCAAAAGGTTGCTAAcaggtctctaggcctgtgtgccTGAGACCCTACTCTATTTCTCTGCTGCTCTTTTACTTTACCCACCCGGCTGTGAAGTGTTGTGCAGCTGGCATCGCTCCTCTGTTCATGCATGGATGCAATAAGACTCCACTGGTTGATTTCAGGTTGATAGCGCTCTGCACTGCTGAGTCGTACATGCCCGTCGTAGCCTCCCATGGCATAGATGAACCCGTTCAACACAGTCACGCTCACATAGCAGCGACGGCAGTACATCGGTGCCACCTCATTCCAGGTGCGAGTGGTCAGGTCAAACCTATGGACGCTGTTGAGATGCCCCACCCTGTCGAAGCCACCAATGGAGTAGATGTACCCGTTGAGGAAGGCGGCTCCATGATAGGCACGAGGATGCTGCAGGTTGTTTGTTACTTTGACCCAGCATTCAGCCCGATAATCGTAGGCCTCGATGGCGTTAGTTGGACCACGGCCACGCCATCCCCCAATGGCCAGCAGGATGGAATGAGGCAGCCGGGGAGGACCAAAACGGGGACAGAGGCGAAACACATAGGGTCTGTTGGTCATATTTTGTACGAATAAGATGGCATCATTTATCATGGACAGACGCTCAGAATTGGTGCACACCAGCTCATTGCGCCGCACATTTTCCCTTAGGTAGTCTAAAGTCATCAGTCCCAGTCGGACCTACCGAGAGACAACAGAAGAGAATAGGACTTAGAAAACGGAAACATTGAATTTCAACTATATCAGCTTGTACAGTTCTAATGAAGATAAATTTTAAATCTAATGTGATAAGTTTaactttatataaaaaaaaatcaataacatacaataaaataaagctgCGGAACACAAACAGGGGAGAATGGTTGTACTTGTTACGGACAGTTTTTAGTCATAAGCCTAGCAACTatactaaataaatacaatttattcTATAATATGTGTGCAGCTTTCTGATACGGTTTTAATGATCTTAATCTCGAGATATTAAAGCATCCTTACACCCAGATGGATTGACTCAATCTATGACATGAATGCTGAAGATGTAAGCCCAAACTAAATGTAGTAATGGAAGTTTATACACCTTAGACAACAGAGCGGTGAGGTGTTGTTCCCGTTCTGCAGGCACATGGCTAATCCACTTTAAAAGTGCTTCATACACAGTGTTCTCACACTGTACATTGAGGTCATCTCTTTTAAGAATATCACCAAGTTCCTCCACAGTTAGCTGCAGGAACTCCTCCTGAAGAACCACCTGCTCAAAGTTACTGATGATGTAGTGGTAGGCCTTGGCACGTAGTTCGGGTGATAAGTGTACTTTTGTGAACTTCCAAATGCCAACGCAGTTCTCTGGGCAGAGTTGTTCCCCGAGGAAGTCACCGCAGATTTTTACAATGTCCATTACATTGAATTGATCGGCTGCCATGAGAAGTTCCACTGCGTTTTCCTCCGTTACGGAAACACTGCCAGTGTATGCAAAGTCAATGATGAGTGCCATCATCTCAGGAGACAAGCCAGGTATGTTGAAGACCTGTTTGTCTGGGTCGCTCCAGGAGGTGAAGAGAGCTCTGAGGGTAGAGATGGAGACAGCAGAGATATTTAAAAGGCGTGGAAGCAACAAGATAATAAACTACATCATGCACAAGCAGGATAAATATATCAAATCAAGTGACTGGAATGGAAATGATCACCTAATTGCATGCGTTACTATGTGATTATTGTGATAGCCTAGTCCATATTGCCGTAGAGGATATAACtccaaaacagagtttgtacatgtTTAGTGAGCTTGAGTGTTGGATCTATTACATTGGCAGTATGTATATGAAGCTATTCCCAAACAAAATGCAGTGACAGAGCcgccaccatgttttacagctgattcTAGACACTCAATGTTGTATATCTTTGACAAATATTTCAATCAACTCCATAAGGCCTGTTTCCACTGATCTTCAGTCTAGTTATTGTGTAATTTGGGATATCTCAGCCCGTTTCTTTTCCTTATGGAATTTCCAGTACATTTTTCTCAGTTACagtccctgtttcccttccatAACCATTTCTGGCTTaaatggcttaacaaacaaataaacaaatgaacaaaaacaaaacaaaagcattcctctgaaaatggtcaggtacaaggactggaccgAAAAGGGAGAAAAATGCCCAAACAAAACCTTTGAAAGTCTTCAATAAAGCCTCTGAGAACCATTGCTGAAGCGTACTTTTAAAAAATCGTCTAGTTCGAAGCAAAACGTAACGACATGAgaagcaactcaaaacttttgcacagcataTAACTACATAACAGAGTTCAACCTTTTTAGGATTAGTAACTCTGGTGTATTTTACTGTGTGGATAACAGTGGATAagatattaatgtaatttacaCATAAATGAAACACATAAATTAAACTTCAGCTCAAACTGTCTGAATTTAGTTCATGCAATCACCAAGTGCTTCACAGtgttttttaaaggtaaaaataaaatctgcacTGCTGGCAAATGTTTGCGTTATGTTTTGAGTGTATCTGTCAGTTGACTGTGACAAAGTCTTTTTATCCTTTTTGTTGGCACTGTTTCACA
This sequence is a window from Oreochromis niloticus isolate F11D_XX linkage group LG6, O_niloticus_UMD_NMBU, whole genome shotgun sequence. Protein-coding genes within it:
- the LOC100705298 gene encoding kelch-like protein 10 isoform X1, with the protein product MREEQPPYKSSSVYNELRFEEKLCDAIIKVEDVEFPVHKIILCNCTPYFRALFTSWSDPDKQVFNIPGLSPEMMALIIDFAYTGSVSVTEENAVELLMAADQFNVMDIVKICGDFLGEQLCPENCVGIWKFTKVHLSPELRAKAYHYIISNFEQVVLQEEFLQLTVEELGDILKRDDLNVQCENTVYEALLKWISHVPAEREQHLTALLSKVRLGLMTLDYLRENVRRNELVCTNSERLSMINDAILFVQNMTNRPYVFRLCPRFGPPRLPHSILLAIGGWRGRGPTNAIEAYDYRAECWVKVTNNLQHPRAYHGAAFLNGYIYSIGGFDRVGHLNSVHRFDLTTRTWNEVAPMYCRRCYVSVTVLNGFIYAMGGYDGHVRLSSAERYQPEINQWSLIASMHEQRSDASCTTLHSRIYICGGFNGIEFLQTAEYYNPETNQWTMISPMNSRRSGIGVIAYADHVFAVGGFDGNNRLHTAEAYNPQTNTWNHVSSMLNRRSNFGIEVINDRLFAVGGFNGFTTTFKVEYYDASTNRWFKARHMAIFRSALSCCVVSGHSNLSEYAFHIPRDIPTLLNVPEEAADSAEST
- the LOC100705298 gene encoding kelch-like protein 10 isoform X2, producing MGRKDDDLYPRKIALFTSWSDPDKQVFNIPGLSPEMMALIIDFAYTGSVSVTEENAVELLMAADQFNVMDIVKICGDFLGEQLCPENCVGIWKFTKVHLSPELRAKAYHYIISNFEQVVLQEEFLQLTVEELGDILKRDDLNVQCENTVYEALLKWISHVPAEREQHLTALLSKVRLGLMTLDYLRENVRRNELVCTNSERLSMINDAILFVQNMTNRPYVFRLCPRFGPPRLPHSILLAIGGWRGRGPTNAIEAYDYRAECWVKVTNNLQHPRAYHGAAFLNGYIYSIGGFDRVGHLNSVHRFDLTTRTWNEVAPMYCRRCYVSVTVLNGFIYAMGGYDGHVRLSSAERYQPEINQWSLIASMHEQRSDASCTTLHSRIYICGGFNGIEFLQTAEYYNPETNQWTMISPMNSRRSGIGVIAYADHVFAVGGFDGNNRLHTAEAYNPQTNTWNHVSSMLNRRSNFGIEVINDRLFAVGGFNGFTTTFKVEYYDASTNRWFKARHMAIFRSALSCCVVSGHSNLSEYAFHIPRDIPTLLNVPEEAADSAEST
- the LOC100705298 gene encoding kelch-like protein 10 isoform X3, with amino-acid sequence MVLRGFIEDFQRALFTSWSDPDKQVFNIPGLSPEMMALIIDFAYTGSVSVTEENAVELLMAADQFNVMDIVKICGDFLGEQLCPENCVGIWKFTKVHLSPELRAKAYHYIISNFEQVVLQEEFLQLTVEELGDILKRDDLNVQCENTVYEALLKWISHVPAEREQHLTALLSKVRLGLMTLDYLRENVRRNELVCTNSERLSMINDAILFVQNMTNRPYVFRLCPRFGPPRLPHSILLAIGGWRGRGPTNAIEAYDYRAECWVKVTNNLQHPRAYHGAAFLNGYIYSIGGFDRVGHLNSVHRFDLTTRTWNEVAPMYCRRCYVSVTVLNGFIYAMGGYDGHVRLSSAERYQPEINQWSLIASMHEQRSDASCTTLHSRIYICGGFNGIEFLQTAEYYNPETNQWTMISPMNSRRSGIGVIAYADHVFAVGGFDGNNRLHTAEAYNPQTNTWNHVSSMLNRRSNFGIEVINDRLFAVGGFNGFTTTFKVEYYDASTNRWFKARHMAIFRSALSCCVVSGHSNLSEYAFHIPRDIPTLLNVPEEAADSAEST